In a single window of the Gossypium hirsutum isolate 1008001.06 chromosome A13, Gossypium_hirsutum_v2.1, whole genome shotgun sequence genome:
- the LOC107894966 gene encoding uncharacterized protein codes for MIQLKLVTENQNPISPITKETKRTLQNILIFQRKFLFLFPSLVMSTPLEQQQPPLVGTTQEAYTAHTGHGSVGPVIAVVAVITILGIIAGMIGRLCSGRPIMGHGHYDFEGWVERKCSSCLDGTVVDPPSSRPADEEEEHAAVPAEETQQEIKDEEHDEAQKQHGSSSKS; via the coding sequence ATGATCCAATTAAAACTTGTTACAGAAAACCAAAACCCCATTTCTCCAATCactaaagaaacaaaaagaacccttcaaaatattctaatatttcaaagaaagttcctttttctttttccttctttggTGATGTCTACACCATTAGAACAGCAGCAGCCACCACTCGTGGGAACGACCCAAGAAGCCTACACGGCCCATACGGGTCACGGGTCTGTCGGACCCGTCATAGCCGTAGTAGCAGTGATCACTATCCTCGGTATCATAGCTGGCATGATCGGGAGACTCTGTTCCGGGAGACCCATCATGGGTCATGGTCACTACGATTTTGAAGGTTGGGTTGAGAGGAAATGCTCTTCTTGCCTTGACGGTACGGTGGTAGACCCGCCTTCGTCGCGTCCGGCGGATGAGGAGGAGGAGCACGCGGCTGTGCCTGCAGAGGAGACCCAACAAGAGATCAAAGATGAAGAGCACGATGAAGCACAAAAGCAACATGGAAGTAGCAGTAAATCTTGA